A region of the Drosophila subpulchrella strain 33 F10 #4 breed RU33 chromosome 3L, RU_Dsub_v1.1 Primary Assembly, whole genome shotgun sequence genome:
CGACCACACCACCCAGCCTGCCGGCGGCCGAGAAGGTGGCCTTCGACAACCGCATCAAGCGCAAGAATGTCCTGGCCCTCAACGAAAAGGTGGCCGCTCTGCGGGAGTACGATCGTCTGCCGGTCTACAAGCACGTGGGTCGGCTGTTCAACTGCAGTCCGGATCAGATCAAGCGGATCGTTCAGCAGCGCCAGGAGATCCTGAACGCATGGGATCAGCGGACGCGTCGCAGCCAAGATGCCAAGACCATGGAGACGAAGACCGTGCGAGTATCGATGCTGGGCAAGGCCGTCTACGACTGGATGCGGCGCATGATGTACTACAAGGACTTCAGCATCTCCGACGGACTCATTCAGAAGATGGCCTTGCAGTTCAAGAGCTCCATGGGCCTGGCCCACTTCTTCCCGCACCAGGAGTGGTGCGACAAATTCCGGCGCACCTACAGCATCCAGCACAGCGACACCAGGCTGCTGAAGATCGGCTACACGCAGGGCTACTCGGTGCAGATCAAGGACATCGTCAAGGACGTCATGTCCGAGTGCATGCCAGACAGTGGACAGCGAAGCGAGGCGCTCGACGACGACGAAGAAGTCAGCTTGGGCAGTCCGCTGAGCAGCAATCCACGCAGCTGCGGCGACGACGAGGATGACGAAGTGGATGTGGACGGTGGCGGTGTCAGCGGTAGGGAGGATGACCTGGAGGAGGAGCCCGATGTGAAGCCCTCGTTGAGTGAACTCAATTTGGCCAGAGCTCTGCAGCCTTTGCCGCCTTTGGTAAGGCTGCCCCTGCAGACCAACGCCCCGCCAGGCACGTCTCAAAAAGTGCTCCTGGCCACGCCTATTGTGCCGCCGCAGGCAGGTGGACAGCCCATGACCATGACCATCATACCACTGGCCACCCTGGCCCAGAGCATCACACAGGTTCCCACCCCGCAGCAGCAGGACAAGGGTCCTGCGGTGCCGCCGCCCAAACTAGAAATCAAGCAGGAAAAGGACATCAAAATGGAGCCCAAGGACCCAGAAGAGTTTCTCGCGGAACAGTCGGAAGAGAAGCTGCAGCAGAACGAATCCCAAGCACCCAGCGAGAAGGAGTTCGAAGCGCCAGCCGCAGTGCAAATCAAAGTGGAGCCAGAGCCTGAGCCTGAGCTGGAaacggaaatggaaatggaagaGGAGCCAGAGGATCTCGATGATGATGCGAACAATGGTCGCTCTAGTGTCACCTCGCTGGCCGAGGTCCTGGCTGCCAATGTGGAGGACGAGATGGAGTACATTGAACGGATGCGACAGCGCAAGATGAGTTCGCCGGCGGCGATCGAAAAGCCGCTAAATCCTCGCCAGGGCACCAAACGTCGCCATGAATCCGGCCAGgacgacaacaacaacggcgAATCTGGCCAAGGAAGTAGATCATCGAGTGTCATCAGCTGCGCCGATGCCCGCAAGTACCTAAAGCTCATCGAGGAGTTTGCTCTGTACAAGGAGAACTACCGGCTGATTGGCCTGATCACACGAGCCGATGAGGTGATGCGCGAAATGGATGACAATGTGGCGTAGGACGAGCCCAACAGCACGAGTTGGCCGAGAAGGAGTGACAGCTGCAGCCAAAGAGCATTAGCGATGCAAACTGGTGCATCTAGAAGATGCAGATCGGTCGGATGCAATCAATCATTAGATCTAAGGTAACTAATTTGTACGCAAACCCAATAAACGCAATCAAACTTATGTCAGCGCTTCAACATAGTTATCGAGGCctgaaatccaagtccttcgcgatttattattttaccaaCATAGAAGGTGACTAACGGAGTATTGCCTGGTGTCATTTATCATAACCTTGACATAATAAAACAGATAAAAGAAACGTATTTTATCTGTTTTATTATGTCAAGATTACATGTCTTGCTtagcttaaatatttataaaggaCACGCATTAACATTAGGATATTGTTTAGTTCAATGTTTCTTTAAGTTCAGTCAATTCTCCTTAAAGGACTTCGAAACTTGGGATTTTTAAGTGTGGTTTCGCCAGTGCAAGGTTTGTTTTGAAGATCGAGTGTAAGACTTTGGACATTGAAAACACTTAAACGGTCATTTTCCTGATTTGTTAGATTTGAAGATTTATAAAATGCCCTTGGACATTGGGAACACTTGAAAGGCTGTTCTCCTGTGTGGGTTCGCAAGTGCTCAGTTGGACTTAAGGAATGAATGTAAGACTTTGGACACTGGGAGCACATGTATAGTCGTTCTCCTGTGTGCATGAGCATGTGTGATTGAAGACTTGAACTCCTAGTAAAACCCATTGGGCATTCCGAACACTTGAAAGGCCGTTCACCTGTGTGCTTACGAAAGTGAAAAGTAAAATGTGTAAAATCAGAAAAAGTCTTTGGACATTGGGAACACTTGAAAGGCCGTTCACCTGTGTGTATTTGAAAGTGCTTTGATAGATTTGAAGATCTTGCAGATGACTTTGGACATCGGGAACACTTGAAAGGCCGTTCTTCTGTGGGCAACTGGCAGGAAAAGACTTTGGACATTGGGGTCACTTAAAGGGTCTCTCTCCCCTGTGCATGAGCATATGTGATTGAAGACTGGAACTCCTAATAAAACCCATTGGGCACTCCGAACACTTGAAAGGCTGATCACCTGTGTGCTTTCGAAAGTGCAATACTATGTCCTTAAAGCTGGTTGACCACTTCTTTCCTTCAATACTTCCTAGCATCTACTTATATGTGAATTGCATATACACATGTATGTGTGTTGGAGATCTTATCAATACTATAATTTCCCCTTATCATTAACGTCGCAATTTCAAATGTGTATCTGTCAAGCTACAAATTGTATGTGTGTTTCAAGATAAGTTCATATTTGTTCTGTGCTTTGTTTCGTTGAACCTATTATTTTACTGTAGCTATAGCTATGGTTCTTTGCAACTTTTGTTTTTACGCCCGGTATCCCCCAATAGAATCTTACAATGTTGACCTATGCTGTGCGTTCTCACAGCTAAGTTCGCATAATCACGGCCAGAATAAAAAGTCGGCgcgctgttttttttttggtcaagtGCGCATGTCTGCCCTTAGTTTAGCTTCTTCTTGTTTCGCCGGGCGGGAGGTCACTAAATAACACCCAACCCCCCACCcacccactcacacacacacacacagggcAAAAGAGAGAAGCGCCCAAGAAATTAACGGTACAAAGAGGTCAATCATTAAATTCAATCTTATGTGAGAGATTATTTCCCCTGTTAAGCGGGTATTTTTGGAACTTTTTTTCTACTCAGTGGATTATTTCTAAAAATGAGTTATAAATACTTTTACATTTGGCTGAATGAAGGCCGACAATCTTGATTGGGGCCCAAATGGGTAAGTGCGCATGTCTGCCCTTAGTTTAAATCGGAATATTTCTCATTAATTTTCGCTCTCAGcgcgctctctctctctcgcacACACATGCAGCGAAATTGCGGGGGAGTTGAAGCTCTTTGTTTATAAATACGCCGTTACAAAGtgcaaaaaacaaggaaataTGTGGATCAGGTAAATACCCAATTGTAGCAACCCTCAAGAACAACTGAAATGTCTGGGGATCAAATGATTTATTGCGCATTTCCACACGCACACATGCACGCCCGTCAGCCGACTAATCAATCACTCAATCGagacacatacacacacacacccgcTCAATTTCGCTCTACATCAAGTCAGTTCGTGATTGTCGCTCGAGGAGAACATAACGCTTAGAACGCCGGTCGGTCGCCAGGTGGTGgagatatatacatatgtcCAGATCcagagcagcaacaacaaccagTGGGGTTATGTGCGGCGTTTTCCATCACTTCAACGATTGGTGTGGCAACTCCGACAACTTGTAAACAATACCAGCTGATTGGCgtgaaacaacaaaaaaggtaaatatttatgtttgtttttaaattcttaatgtttttattgagtgcttaaagcatgattttaaaatttcaatggTTTATGTTAAGAACTAAAAATGTTTGATTTGTGCCTGACCTAATCACAGGTCCATCTTAAGTTAAATgtcaaatgttttttttgaAGCTTAATGGTGTTCATTTGTCTATTATTTCCCAAATAAAAACCCAgactaataaaatattttttttagatggCTGCTGCACTGCCAGATCGCTTTAGTGCGGGCAAAAGACAGTTCTGGCGTGAGTTTTTGGCCCTATATCAGGGAATGCCGGAGCTGTGGGACGTCCACCATGTCAACTACCGCAACAAGGAGCTGCGAAACCGGGCCTACGAGTGTCTGGAGAGGAAGCTCCGGGAGATCCAGCCGAATGCCACGCGCACCGAAGTGGGCAGGCGCATCAACATATTTCGCACCAATTACAGGCGAGAGCAGATGCGAATCCTCAAGCAGAAGGAGCTGGGTCTGCACTCCGACCTCTGCAAGCCCACCCTCTGGTTCTACGACTACATGGGCTTCCTCCTGACCCAGGAGACCTTCCAGCACAGGACCCGAAAAGGTCGAGGGGGCAGACAGAAGCCGGTGTTCCGGCATGAAAAAGAAGTAGGTTCAGGGTTTTGTCCTGAATAGATACTAGCTCTAATATGTTAATATTCCACAGGATAATTACAACTCGAAACACGAAGATCTCAACACGGACAGCGTTTGTGATTGGCCCATGAAGGATGACAACGCTGTGATCCACCCACCCGAAGCAAGTGTCCCACAATCAGAAGAGGGTTCCCTGCTCAGCCCCAAAGTGGAGATAATTGAGACAGAGGAAGGGCCCCCAATGAATGGAATCGAGCATACCGAAGTCAAGGAGGAAGAGTGTGCTGTAGATTCGTTGGATACTAGAGAACCCGCCAGCTCACCCCAACTTGAGCCCGAAAACGAACGAGGAACTGCAAACACCATTCTCAGCGAAGCCTCCGAAGTGCTGGCCAGATCCTGGGCCATACAGTACGAGGAAATGGCTCCCACGCAACGCATCCTGGCCAGAAAGGCCATCGCGGACATCCTGTTTGAAGGATGCATGGGTAACCTGCGAATAAACCGCGGCGATCTGCGGAGCACCGTGGGAAATAATCTCTAATCTTGGATTCACTAGTATTGAGTGAACACCTGCATTTGTTACATTACGATTAAAGGGTGAAGTGAAGTCAAGTACTGAAAAACCCAGATTTAATTGTATAGTTATTTCGACTATCATTTGCCACCAAACCACTCAGGCCATAATTACTATTTTAAACTAATTGAAATACAACGGCAAACGAAGAATAATGAATTGTGAGAACTAATGGATTTTTTAGTAAACTCGAATTAAATATAACTATAATTTTTCCAAAGATATCGCATCTTCATTTAAATTTCCCGCCCATAAGCCATAGTGTTGGATATCGATACCATGAAGCCATAGAAATTAGAGATGAGGTGGCCTTATATCGTGACACGATTCTGCACCATGGTAACCATTTActttaaattcattttgctACGCGCTTTTTTTATCATCCCCATAAGGAAGGGTATCTGTGTATATCTCTTTATatgctttttaaaatttatgtttattgTTTTTGAGAATTGTAACTGTACCTTTGTGGCCGCGTTTACCTGAAATATCTTCGGGCGCCAGCCAAGCCTAAAAAATAGTCACGCACACATCTCTTTGGTGCAATTGTTTTGATATCTGTTTGAGAAGGATAAAAAGCCAGTTCTTCGGCTGTACCTGGATATCATAGTGTGTTGCACCTGCGCAGGTCCTTGAATTCATTCGCGCCTTGGACTTAGAGGACTAAGCATCATTAGTAGGGATTTGATGCAATTTCTGGTAAGTAATTTGTTTATGTTCTGCGTGTGGCAGAAAACTTATGGTTTTGCATTATAGGCTCGATTGTACATGTAAGAAGAAGGCCAGGTGTTCCAACGCACTTCTTGAAGAATATCGTCAGTCTCCAGGGGATCCTTAAACTCCAATGACTTTACAGGATCCCGCGATATATGTACATACCTGCGATACGCCCTATCCCACCATGTGTTCCTAGACTATTTGATTTCATCGCTAAACTGGGATTTATATGCATAACTAATAATCGCTTATCAATAATTGAAATGTCTGCGATGCATTCCTATTAAACTGCACACTTCCGCCTCTACGAATCCACGATAACGATCTATGATGCAAAAGTGCAGCGAACTGGGAACTATGTGAGTAGTAATGACTTTGCTATAAATCTCTATAGTACGAATAATCGATCGCAATTGCAGGGCCTGGCAGCACTTCGTTCGCTTTGGTCAGAACAACCTGAAGGTGAAGAAGGGCCCAGACGGTCACTACTTGGAGAGCAGATGTCGCGAGGAGCTGCAGAAGTCGCTACCTGCGGAGTCGTTCGAGGAACTTATGGCCTGGGTGGCGAAGTGGCTAAAACGATTGGACGAGAAGAACGCTATGGTGCGCTCGCAAGAGGTGTCACCGCAGGACACTCGAGATAAGGTTTCCGATAAGGATCTGCCTGCGGAGAAGGAAGGCGACAAGAAAACACCCGCTGATCCTGCAGTTGTGGACCTTTGCAGCGATGGAGAAAATGAGGAATCCGTCGGTCCCTTTTCTGATAAGGAAACCTTGGACTCCGAATCGGTCATCTCCAGTTCCTCACTGGTAATCCTCGACGACGAGCTGGGTGAAGTGAACTTGAAGGACTATGCGGATCACGTCGATGGAAAACTGGATGAGGCCTCTTTGAGAAAGCGGAATCGCAGGGAGGAGCCCAATACACCTTCTAAGGCCAAAAAGCAGACCTCGATGAAGGCGTTTCTGACTCCCAACGGGAAGAAGATCGAAAAGAGTCCGTCTCCTGTCTTTCGACGTTCTTTGAAAACGTATGTCAAAAGACCAAAGATTCCTGCCAGTGGAGAGGCAATGGACTTGGCAGACACTAATGAAAAGCGAAGATCTCTGATACTTCGCGAACTGAACATCGAAGGCGGAAACAACTTGAATAGCTCCTCTAAGGAAGAATCAATACCCGAAGTGATAACTATCACGGATGATAGTCCGAGCCAAGAATATTCGGCGAACAAAGAAGAAAAACCTGAACTCCCAAATGAAAAAACTAAACCAAAGACTCTGGCACATTTTGATACGATAGAAAAACCCCCCATAGATGAAGACCCAAGCCAAAATGCCACCAAATATGAGAAACTAAAGCCCGATGACTTAATTGACAAAGAAACCCCACCCTGTGATTCTTATATATCcaaagaaattaaatcaaaatcagaATCTGATGTTTCAAAAGTGGCAATAAAGTGCGAATCAGAAGTGCCTTTGGGAGCAAGTGGAGAGGCTAAAGAAAATAGTGAACCAGGTACAAATAAGGAAGGGCCAAACCCTACTATTACGAAGGACGACTCCCCTAAAAATGAGGCCATGCCCGTACTGACGGAATTGCTAGCAGCTGTTCCCCAGGTACATCAAGAACCAACTCACGATTCCAGTATAAATCCAGAAGAACAACCCGATCCGCTGTTAAATCAAAGGCCAGAACCTAATACCATACGGATTCGCAGCGATCTTGTTTCCTGTCCAATGGATACGATTCGGGTTCGCACCGATCTGTTGCAGGAGCACGTGGATCGGGTACAACCAGAGGACACACTCAATCAGTTACGGGATCATGTTGACCGGATTTCAACAGCTCAACCTGCTAATCCGCCGGGTGCAGCTGAAAAGCGAAGATTGC
Encoded here:
- the LOC119554475 gene encoding uncharacterized protein LOC119554475; its protein translation is MRIREKRKLQREEKRGEREREKKEHKESSKTQDNNNKEKPSDTEGPTPAHAPAPAPPPTSTTPPSLPAAEKVAFDNRIKRKNVLALNEKVAALREYDRLPVYKHVGRLFNCSPDQIKRIVQQRQEILNAWDQRTRRSQDAKTMETKTVRVSMLGKAVYDWMRRMMYYKDFSISDGLIQKMALQFKSSMGLAHFFPHQEWCDKFRRTYSIQHSDTRLLKIGYTQGYSVQIKDIVKDVMSECMPDSGQRSEALDDDEEVSLGSPLSSNPRSCGDDEDDEVDVDGGGVSGREDDLEEEPDVKPSLSELNLARALQPLPPLVRLPLQTNAPPGTSQKVLLATPIVPPQAGGQPMTMTIIPLATLAQSITQVPTPQQQDKGPAVPPPKLEIKQEKDIKMEPKDPEEFLAEQSEEKLQQNESQAPSEKEFEAPAAVQIKVEPEPEPELETEMEMEEEPEDLDDDANNGRSSVTSLAEVLAANVEDEMEYIERMRQRKMSSPAAIEKPLNPRQGTKRRHESGQDDNNNGESGQGSRSSSVISCADARKYLKLIEEFALYKENYRLIGLITRADEVMREMDDNVA
- the LOC119553926 gene encoding proteoglycan 4, encoding MMQKCSELGTMAWQHFVRFGQNNLKVKKGPDGHYLESRCREELQKSLPAESFEELMAWVAKWLKRLDEKNAMVRSQEVSPQDTRDKVSDKDLPAEKEGDKKTPADPAVVDLCSDGENEESVGPFSDKETLDSESVISSSSLVILDDELGEVNLKDYADHVDGKLDEASLRKRNRREEPNTPSKAKKQTSMKAFLTPNGKKIEKSPSPVFRRSLKTYVKRPKIPASGEAMDLADTNEKRRSLILRELNIEGGNNLNSSSKEESIPEVITITDDSPSQEYSANKEEKPELPNEKTKPKTLAHFDTIEKPPIDEDPSQNATKYEKLKPDDLIDKETPPCDSYISKEIKSKSESDVSKVAIKCESEVPLGASGEAKENSEPGTNKEGPNPTITKDDSPKNEAMPVLTELLAAVPQVHQEPTHDSSINPEEQPDPLLNQRPEPNTIRIRSDLVSCPMDTIRVRTDLLQEHVDRVQPEDTLNQLRDHVDRISTAQPANPPGAAEKRRLPPETPGNQCGSTSTSLHGQPKRPALDNYNPAPVSTSRYPHPPTIAVPAAPANTSGYRLIAPAPAIANGRYPLGATGATSSTSSYLSPVFPSSYQPEIPPAPHTISNYQSNGTNMRVYSAENPAPLAVNAPANNNTSYPVAQGSGTNSRYPQEIPVSAGNITNTNYQSFMPVAPGSANSVWYPPPRFPSSNPVASSPATTVNQPARPAVPPAAVISSSYQPVMSAAPGSVPTSRCPPHNPLAPAPVVTSSYQPVESAAPRSVPTYRCPPPNPVAPAAIVSSSYRPVMSAAPGSSRYPPPNPVAPAAIVSSNYRPVMSAAPESSRYPPPNPVAPAAIVSSNYRPVMSAAPGSSRYPPPNPVAHAAVVSSSYQPMKSAVSGSVAPSRYPPPCHVAPAAVVTSVHQTIKPLAPAPVASSRHQPSNPVAPAPQYTSNNQLTGCSTNLSNIMGMLAQVEFFAYAQKNQEAFHLVNQLRLSLQKGAANNCNAPQRKV
- the LOC119553925 gene encoding uncharacterized protein LOC119553925, yielding MAAALPDRFSAGKRQFWREFLALYQGMPELWDVHHVNYRNKELRNRAYECLERKLREIQPNATRTEVGRRINIFRTNYRREQMRILKQKELGLHSDLCKPTLWFYDYMGFLLTQETFQHRTRKGRGGRQKPVFRHEKEDNYNSKHEDLNTDSVCDWPMKDDNAVIHPPEASVPQSEEGSLLSPKVEIIETEEGPPMNGIEHTEVKEEECAVDSLDTREPASSPQLEPENERGTANTILSEASEVLARSWAIQYEEMAPTQRILARKAIADILFEGCMGNLRINRGDLRSTVGNNL